One Misgurnus anguillicaudatus chromosome 20, ASM2758022v2, whole genome shotgun sequence DNA segment encodes these proteins:
- the LOC141351394 gene encoding uncharacterized protein translates to MLNASRHLFGLVKALQKSLQRRFQGMFANVRMDETAQLPVELPFGDMIYLLSAVLDPSFCLFWLDHDVLAPDEVKSEVKEIMIDLLLVEAQKVTIPEGSSEEDEEEPLVPAKTPWLFSGYRKKGTKKKADHHTSCKDGVICYIHVCSEEEVDCMDFWEKHAKIFPRLYIVSMKLLAVPATSAPVERVFSHGGLIMRPHRARLGAKTLSSLIFLKCNHSVA, encoded by the exons ATGCTGAATGCATCTCGTCATCTGTTTGGCTTAGTGAAAGCATTGCAGAAGTCACTCCAACGCCGTTTCCAGGGGATGTTTGCAAATGTCAGAATGGATGAAACAGCACAACTCCCTGTAGAGCTTCCATTCGGAGATATGATCTACCTGTTGTCTGCAGTTCTAGACCCATCATTCTGCCTCTTTTGGCTAGATCATGATGTCCTCGCACCAGATGAAGTCAAGAGTGAGGTCAAGGAGATAATGATAG ACCTTCTCTTGGTTGAAGCTCAGAAAGTCACCATACCTGAGGGCAGCAGTGAAGAAGATGAGGAGGAGCCACTAGTACCCGCTAAAACTCCATGGCTTTTCTCTGGCTACCGTAAGAAGGGTACCAAGAAAAAAGCAGACCATCACACATCCTGCAAAGATGGGGTCATTTGCTACATCCACGTTTGCTCTGAAGAAGAAGTTGACTGTATGGATTTCTGGGAAAAGCATGCAAAGATCTTCCCAAGGCTTTATATTGTGTCTATGAAACTGCTTGCAGTTCCTGCCACAAGTGCACCAGTGGAAAGGGTATTTAGTCATGGAGGCCTTATAATGCGCCCTCACCGAGCAAGACTTGGTGCAAAGACACTGTCAAGCTTAATCTTTTTGAAATGCAACCATTCTGTTGCTTAA